The following proteins are encoded in a genomic region of Bacillota bacterium:
- the greA gene encoding transcription elongation factor GreA, producing MGDKEVLLTLDGIKRLEQELDYLKTVRRREVANRIKEAKEFGDISENSEYEDAKNEQAFVEGRIIQLEKLLRNARVIDESNGESDAVTLGSRVTVRGLDGEEAKEYTIVGSAEADPARLRISNESPVGRALLGRKAGSIVEVEVPMGKLELEILKVVH from the coding sequence ATGGGAGATAAGGAAGTCTTGCTGACGCTTGATGGAATTAAACGCCTTGAGCAGGAGCTTGACTATCTAAAAACGGTTCGGCGGCGCGAGGTCGCGAACAGGATAAAAGAGGCTAAGGAATTTGGCGATATATCCGAGAACTCCGAGTATGAGGATGCCAAGAATGAACAGGCTTTCGTCGAGGGGCGTATCATCCAATTAGAGAAGCTTTTGAGAAATGCCAGGGTGATAGACGAAAGCAACGGGGAATCTGACGCAGTGACATTGGGATCTCGCGTCACCGTAAGGGGCCTAGACGGGGAAGAAGCCAAGGAATATACAATCGTAGGGTCTGCAGAGGCAGATCCGGCAAGACTGAGAATCTCAAATGAATCACCTGTAGGCAGAGCTCTCCTTGGGAGGAAGGCCGGTTCGATTGTTGAAGTCGAGGTGCCGATGGGAAAACTGGAGTTGGAAATCCTTAAGGTCGTCCACTAA